Proteins encoded together in one Campylobacter peloridis LMG 23910 window:
- a CDS encoding aminopeptidase P family protein, with amino-acid sequence MNFILKNENALFYECGYSCDNALFLKLEDEAFFITDARYSFEASEMIKNARVILAQDLFASARELLEKTGVDKVCFDPKEFSHFEFKELGKSVNVVFEEKLDFSKNKRIIKNAKELQLLQKAVNFGKECFEEFAKFISQEGYGKSERELHFKACEIFQKKGELGLSFSPIVAINENAAKAHALPSDKCLEYGDLLLVDAGVVYQRYCSDRTRTACFNESGIVFDKDNPSFKNKEIKEIYEVVKQAQLKAIEKAKIGMKAKELDFIAREVIKNAGFEKEFIHSLGHGVGLDIHELPNISQRSDYELKEGMVFTIEPGIYIKDKLGIRIEDMIYLDKEKAVVL; translated from the coding sequence ATGAATTTTATCTTAAAAAACGAAAATGCACTTTTTTATGAGTGTGGTTATTCTTGCGATAATGCCTTGTTTTTAAAACTTGAAGATGAGGCATTTTTTATTACTGATGCAAGATATAGCTTTGAAGCTAGCGAAATGATAAAAAATGCTAGAGTAATTTTAGCACAAGATCTTTTTGCTAGTGCTAGAGAGCTTTTGGAAAAAACAGGGGTTGATAAAGTATGTTTTGATCCAAAAGAATTTAGCCATTTTGAGTTTAAAGAGCTTGGTAAAAGTGTAAATGTTGTTTTTGAAGAAAAATTAGATTTTAGTAAAAACAAACGCATTATAAAAAATGCCAAAGAATTACAGCTTTTACAAAAGGCTGTAAATTTTGGCAAAGAATGCTTTGAAGAATTTGCTAAATTTATCAGCCAAGAAGGCTATGGTAAAAGTGAAAGAGAATTGCATTTTAAAGCATGTGAAATTTTTCAAAAAAAAGGTGAGTTGGGGCTTTCTTTTTCACCTATTGTAGCTATTAATGAAAATGCAGCAAAAGCTCATGCTTTACCTAGTGATAAATGTTTAGAATATGGAGATTTGTTATTGGTTGATGCTGGGGTGGTTTATCAAAGATATTGTTCAGATAGAACTAGAACAGCTTGTTTTAATGAAAGTGGCATAGTATTTGATAAAGATAATCCTAGTTTTAAAAATAAAGAAATAAAAGAAATTTATGAAGTCGTAAAACAAGCTCAATTAAAAGCTATAGAAAAAGCAAAAATTGGTATGAAAGCAAAAGAGCTTGATTTTATCGCAAGAGAAGTGATAAAAAATGCAGGCTTTGAAAAAGAATTTATCCATAGTTTAGGACATGGAGTAGGGCTTGATATACATGAGTTGCCAAATATTAGCCAAAGAAGTGATTATGAGTTAAAAGAGGGTATGGTTTTTACCATTGAACCTGGAATTTATATCAAAGATAAATTAGGCATTAGGATAGAAGATATGATTTATCTTGATAAAGAAAAGGCAGTGGTGTTATAA
- the mnmA gene encoding tRNA 2-thiouridine(34) synthase MnmA — MKILVAMSGGVDSTVTAYKLKQAGHEVQGCYMKLHGKANYHEENIKKVEKVAKFLGIDYHILDLQDDFKNQVYMPFVNTYKEGKTPNPCALCNRFIKLGKLLEFAKKLGCEKLATGHYARIENNLIKTAVDESKDQSYFLANADKEALKYLIFPLGEMKKEDVKKFASTIDVLKSFATQKESSEICFVEDTYVQVLDQFMDTKIPGIVRDSSGKEVGKHEGYMHYTIGKRRGFEVRGAHEPHFVLKIDPKKNEIIVGKKEELKISEFNLDSINLFIDAKELDCEVKIRYRSKSTPCKVLINEDKSAKIILQEPVYGLASGQMAVFYDKDLVLASGFIK, encoded by the coding sequence ATGAAAATTCTTGTCGCAATGAGTGGGGGTGTAGATAGCACGGTTACTGCTTATAAACTAAAACAAGCCGGACATGAAGTGCAAGGGTGTTATATGAAGCTTCATGGCAAGGCTAATTATCATGAAGAAAATATAAAAAAAGTAGAAAAGGTTGCCAAATTTTTAGGCATTGATTATCACATTTTAGACTTACAAGATGATTTTAAAAATCAAGTTTACATGCCTTTTGTAAATACCTACAAAGAAGGAAAAACGCCAAATCCTTGTGCTTTATGCAATCGCTTTATAAAGCTTGGAAAATTGTTAGAATTTGCAAAAAAACTTGGTTGTGAGAAGCTAGCCACAGGCCATTATGCAAGAATAGAAAATAATTTAATAAAAACTGCAGTAGATGAGAGTAAAGATCAAAGTTATTTTTTGGCAAATGCAGATAAAGAAGCCTTAAAGTATTTAATCTTTCCACTTGGAGAGATGAAAAAAGAAGATGTGAAAAAATTTGCTTCAACCATCGATGTTTTAAAATCTTTTGCCACTCAAAAAGAAAGCTCTGAAATTTGTTTTGTGGAAGATACTTATGTGCAAGTTTTAGATCAGTTTATGGATACTAAAATTCCAGGTATTGTAAGAGATAGTAGTGGCAAAGAAGTAGGAAAGCATGAGGGCTATATGCACTATACCATAGGTAAAAGAAGGGGTTTTGAAGTGCGTGGGGCACATGAGCCACATTTTGTATTAAAAATAGATCCTAAAAAAAATGAAATCATAGTGGGTAAAAAAGAAGAGCTTAAGATAAGCGAATTTAACCTTGATAGTATTAATTTATTTATCGATGCTAAAGAGTTAGATTGTGAAGTAAAAATACGCTATAGATCAAAATCAACCCCATGTAAAGTTTTGATTAATGAAGATAAAAGTGCAAAAATCATCTTACAAGAACCTGTTTATGGGCTTGCTAGCGGACAAATGGCGGTATTTTACGATAAAGATTTAGTGCTTGCAAGTGGATTTATAAAATAA
- the fliY gene encoding flagellar motor switch protein FliY, with protein sequence MINDFLGIFVNECVSTIEGLTGKNAEFSEYYEYDVNSQDSMTPPLVSATFSVNNDMKIKVLASAVLMSAIGEWMMGEEEISKNSELNEDEMDAAKEAIQNIISAFSTTLGAQKEIPKMEFSLDSCEFVADTLELGGFHKLYLYNVKIADLEEKVSLVFDEKIYKVLTKTDLEEIVATQDQESSHEHKVLANVEELKNIGLIMDVRLPIRVRIGSKKMLLKDVLTMDIGSVIELDQLANDPLEILIGDKKIAYGEVVIVDGNFGVQITEIGSKKERLEQLR encoded by the coding sequence ATGATCAATGATTTTTTAGGCATATTTGTCAATGAATGTGTAAGTACTATAGAAGGTTTAACTGGAAAAAATGCCGAATTTAGCGAATACTATGAGTATGATGTAAATTCTCAAGATTCTATGACTCCTCCGCTTGTTAGTGCAACTTTTAGTGTAAATAATGATATGAAAATCAAAGTATTAGCAAGTGCAGTTTTAATGAGTGCAATTGGCGAATGGATGATGGGAGAAGAAGAAATCTCTAAAAATAGCGAGTTAAACGAAGATGAGATGGATGCAGCTAAAGAAGCTATACAAAATATAATTTCTGCATTTTCTACTACCTTAGGTGCACAAAAAGAAATTCCAAAAATGGAATTTAGTTTAGATAGTTGTGAATTTGTAGCAGATACTTTAGAACTTGGCGGTTTTCATAAATTATATTTATACAATGTAAAAATTGCAGATTTAGAAGAAAAAGTTTCTTTGGTTTTTGATGAAAAAATTTACAAAGTTTTAACTAAGACTGATTTAGAAGAAATCGTTGCAACTCAAGATCAAGAAAGCTCTCATGAACACAAAGTTTTAGCTAATGTTGAAGAATTAAAAAATATCGGCTTAATCATGGATGTTCGTTTGCCTATAAGAGTGCGTATAGGTAGTAAAAAAATGCTTTTAAAAGATGTATTAACTATGGATATAGGCTCTGTTATAGAGCTTGATCAATTAGCAAATGATCCTTTAGAAATCTTAATAGGCGATAAAAAAATTGCTTATGGTGAAGTAGTGATAGTAGATGGAAATTTTGGAGTGCAAATTACTGAAATTGGCTCTAAAAAAGAAAGATTAGAACAATTAAGATGA
- a CDS encoding helix-turn-helix domain-containing protein translates to MKDDFSNSSKKEILNFYKKVSSNVRKFREKRGISQLELALDIGIKSVAFYSNCECNRYGKHFNLEHLYKISKSLEIPLKDLLE, encoded by the coding sequence ATGAAAGATGACTTTAGCAATTCTAGCAAAAAAGAAATTCTAAATTTTTATAAAAAAGTATCATCAAATGTAAGGAAATTTAGAGAGAAAAGAGGAATTTCTCAGCTTGAATTAGCCCTAGATATAGGTATAAAATCAGTTGCATTTTATTCAAATTGTGAGTGCAATCGATATGGTAAACATTTTAACTTAGAGCACTTATATAAAATTTCTAAAAGTTTAGAAATTCCATTAAAAGATTTATTAGAGTGA
- the folK gene encoding 2-amino-4-hydroxy-6-hydroxymethyldihydropteridine diphosphokinase, translating to MLVKGARRLEKICFFPFYTKAKKRGKYIAIVGLGSNIEDEKKRFRALFRLLMQDKRLQVLQTSPFLINKAFGFENQKDFTNAVMIVSTSLHARALLKVLFFYEFKFRRKRTFKNAPRTLDLDLLYFSKKVRKDEYCTVPHIGVDDRISVTLPLGLLR from the coding sequence TTGCTGGTTAAAGGAGCTAGAAGATTAGAAAAAATTTGTTTTTTTCCTTTTTACACAAAAGCAAAAAAAAGAGGAAAATATATAGCCATTGTAGGACTTGGGAGCAATATAGAAGATGAAAAAAAACGCTTTCGAGCTTTATTTAGGCTTTTAATGCAAGATAAACGCTTGCAAGTATTGCAAACATCGCCATTTTTAATAAACAAGGCTTTTGGTTTTGAAAATCAAAAGGATTTTACTAATGCAGTGATGATTGTTAGCACGAGTTTGCATGCAAGAGCACTTTTAAAAGTTTTATTTTTTTATGAATTTAAATTTAGAAGAAAAAGAACTTTTAAAAATGCTCCTAGAACACTTGATTTGGATTTATTATATTTTTCGAAGAAAGTGCGAAAAGATGAGTATTGCACGGTGCCTCATATAGGGGTAGATGATAGAATTAGTGTAACTTTGCCTTTAGGCTTGTTAAGATAA
- a CDS encoding P-loop NTPase: MSNQAEKLKDLIKNENSNAKHTHFIAVTSGKGGVGKSTFSANLGNILAKNGYKVGLFDADIGLANLDVILNVRVEKNLLHVLKGECSLEDILIEVKPNLWLIPGESGDEILKYNDKNIYERFLNQTSILDDLDFLIIDTGAGIGGNIGNFLEMSDEVIVITVPDPAAITDAYATIKTTSKTKENLLMVFNVVKNENEALRIFDNIKKVADINIKHDLKLEFLGFLGQSKDISSSIKKRTLFSDDDTNASDELKTIASKLLYRLEQKVLNNVGDKSIMSFFKKLLDRF; this comes from the coding sequence ATGAGTAATCAAGCAGAAAAATTAAAAGATTTAATTAAAAATGAAAATTCCAATGCAAAACATACTCATTTTATTGCTGTTACAAGTGGAAAGGGTGGTGTTGGAAAAAGTACTTTTAGTGCTAATTTAGGTAATATCTTAGCTAAAAATGGCTATAAAGTGGGACTTTTTGATGCAGATATAGGGCTTGCAAATTTAGATGTGATTTTAAATGTGCGTGTAGAAAAAAATCTTTTACATGTTTTAAAGGGTGAGTGTTCTTTAGAAGATATTTTAATAGAAGTAAAGCCAAATTTATGGCTTATACCAGGTGAAAGTGGCGATGAAATTTTAAAATACAATGATAAAAATATTTATGAAAGATTTTTAAATCAAACAAGTATTTTAGATGATTTAGATTTTTTAATCATTGATACTGGAGCAGGTATTGGCGGTAATATAGGAAATTTTTTGGAAATGTCTGATGAGGTTATAGTTATCACCGTTCCTGATCCAGCAGCTATTACTGATGCATATGCAACTATAAAAACCACATCAAAAACTAAAGAAAATTTATTGATGGTATTTAATGTTGTAAAAAATGAAAACGAAGCTTTGAGAATTTTTGATAATATTAAAAAAGTAGCAGATATTAACATTAAACATGATTTGAAATTAGAATTTTTGGGTTTTTTAGGGCAAAGTAAAGATATAAGTTCTAGTATTAAAAAAAGAACTTTATTTAGCGATGATGATACCAATGCAAGTGATGAGCTAAAAACTATAGCTTCCAAGCTTTTGTATAGATTGGAACAAAAAGTGCTTAATAATGTCGGAGATAAAAGCATAATGAGTTTTTTCAAAAAGCTTTTAGATCGTTTTTAG
- the fliM gene encoding flagellar motor switch protein FliM has translation MAEILSQEEIDALLEVVDDDSDESAASSKLEEIEDKRDIVVYDFKRPNRVSKEQLRSIKGIHDKLARNLASQISSMMRSIVEIKLHSVDQMTYGEFLMSLPSPTSFNVFSIKPLDGNCVLEINPSIAFPMIDRLLGGQGESFDTLRELTEIELNLLDSILRIIMQRLKESWMNVTEIYPSVEAKESSPNVVQIVSQNEIVIMVVMEIIIGNSSGMVNICYPVVHLESILSRLANRDIMMGETSAKKSRNKELKTLIGRAEVIYEAMLGKTFINVNEFLDLKQGDILKLDRTADDKAIVAIDKKEVFLAQVGLHRFRKSIKILELIKTDKDEIKEMLERYEDERRAKANSYNENEDIEEEEDDQ, from the coding sequence ATGGCTGAGATACTTTCACAAGAAGAAATTGATGCTCTCTTAGAAGTTGTAGATGATGATAGCGATGAAAGTGCTGCTTCGTCTAAATTAGAAGAAATAGAAGATAAAAGAGACATTGTTGTTTATGATTTTAAGCGTCCAAATAGGGTTTCTAAAGAACAGCTTCGCTCTATCAAAGGGATTCATGATAAGTTAGCAAGAAACCTTGCTTCGCAAATTTCATCTATGATGAGAAGTATAGTTGAGATTAAACTTCACTCAGTAGATCAAATGACTTATGGTGAATTTTTAATGTCTTTGCCAAGTCCTACAAGCTTTAATGTATTTTCTATAAAACCTCTTGATGGAAATTGTGTTTTAGAGATAAATCCAAGTATTGCTTTTCCTATGATAGATAGACTTTTAGGTGGGCAAGGAGAAAGTTTTGATACTTTAAGAGAGCTAACAGAAATCGAGCTTAATTTGCTTGATTCTATTTTGCGTATTATTATGCAAAGACTTAAAGAAAGTTGGATGAATGTAACTGAAATTTATCCAAGTGTGGAAGCTAAAGAATCAAGCCCAAATGTTGTGCAAATTGTTTCGCAAAATGAAATTGTTATTATGGTGGTGATGGAGATTATCATCGGAAATTCAAGCGGTATGGTAAATATTTGCTATCCGGTTGTGCATTTAGAAAGTATATTAAGTCGTTTGGCAAATCGCGATATTATGATGGGTGAAACTAGTGCTAAAAAATCAAGAAATAAAGAGCTTAAAACTTTGATTGGGCGTGCTGAAGTGATTTATGAAGCTATGCTTGGTAAAACATTTATCAATGTAAATGAATTTTTAGATCTAAAGCAAGGAGATATATTAAAACTTGATAGAACTGCAGATGATAAAGCTATAGTAGCTATTGATAAAAAGGAAGTTTTTTTAGCACAAGTTGGGCTTCATAGATTTAGAAAGTCAATTAAAATTTTAGAACTTATCAAAACTGATAAGGATGAAATTAAAGAAATGCTTGAAAGATATGAAGATGAAAGAAGAGCAAAAGCAAATTCTTATAATGAAAATGAAGATATAGAAGAGGAAGAAGATGATCAATGA
- a CDS encoding TIGR00730 family Rossman fold protein, with product MKEYIIEDISYLKELEKIQKGVTFFGSARLKEDNEYCILASNLAKKLANDGYSIISGGGGGIMQAANYGAIQSKTSHLKSFGFNIHLPFEQKANDFLEYNITFKSLAIRKMALIQKSLAFVIFPGGFGTLDEFFEILTLKQLSFKKDVPIILVGRKFWHTLDEFIKTSLLELGTISKNDELKYSISDDLDEIIRMIKEKDENSCRNEWGCR from the coding sequence ATGAAAGAATACATCATTGAGGATATTTCTTATTTAAAAGAATTGGAAAAAATTCAAAAAGGTGTAACTTTTTTTGGTTCTGCTAGGTTAAAAGAAGACAATGAGTATTGCATTTTAGCTTCAAACTTGGCTAAAAAATTAGCAAATGATGGCTATAGCATTATCAGCGGTGGAGGCGGTGGTATTATGCAAGCGGCTAATTATGGGGCTATACAGAGTAAAACTTCACATTTAAAATCTTTCGGATTTAATATACATTTACCATTTGAGCAAAAAGCAAATGATTTTTTAGAGTATAATATCACCTTTAAGAGCTTAGCCATTCGCAAAATGGCTCTTATTCAAAAGAGTCTTGCTTTTGTGATTTTCCCAGGCGGCTTTGGGACATTAGATGAATTTTTTGAAATTCTTACTTTAAAGCAACTTAGTTTTAAAAAAGATGTTCCTATCATTTTAGTTGGGCGAAAATTTTGGCATACTCTTGATGAATTTATCAAAACTTCTTTACTAGAGCTTGGAACTATATCAAAAAATGATGAGTTAAAGTATAGTATAAGTGATGATTTAGATGAAATTATAAGAATGATAAAGGAAAAAGATGAAAATTCTTGTCGCAATGAGTGGGGGTGTAGATAG
- the flhF gene encoding flagellar biosynthesis protein FlhF, with product MGQLIHTFTVESTDEIIPKVKQDYGDKALIVTNKQIRPKTINQKPLYEVIVAIEEADYEEHLKQNNLPMPPKKKPKTANFPEAKIQTPVQDTEKKEEDVVLDFSSKAKQKPINPYLSTSKKDDNFLNLKNKLSQVSSEINKVSNYQDFSMPNQNYDKKIEAFEKQMNKLNDKMNLLVDMMWDDKAESRKELVIPPEFASIYKQAKASGMQEAHLEAIMKATIENMPSTMKANQEAVQRYFYSLLRNMLPCRLESEIKKQKIMMLVGPTGVGKTTTLAKLAFRYAYGDRRYKTGIITLDTYRIGAVEQLFQYAKMMKLPIIDSIEPTDLDDAIRSLNTCEMILVDTTGNSQYDKAKLEKTKEFLSHSNAQIDVNLVLSANTKYEDLLETYNNFSFLNIDTLIITKFDETKVFGNVFSLLYETSTPMSFFSIGQEVPDDIELANSDFLVRCVLEGFRRDENE from the coding sequence ATGGGACAATTGATTCATACTTTTACGGTTGAAAGCACAGATGAAATTATACCTAAGGTTAAACAAGATTATGGTGATAAAGCTTTAATTGTTACTAATAAACAAATTAGACCAAAAACTATCAACCAAAAACCTTTATACGAAGTTATAGTTGCTATAGAAGAAGCTGATTATGAAGAACACTTAAAGCAAAATAATCTTCCTATGCCACCTAAGAAAAAACCAAAAACAGCAAATTTTCCTGAAGCAAAAATTCAAACTCCAGTGCAAGATACTGAAAAAAAAGAAGAAGATGTGGTATTGGATTTTTCTTCCAAAGCAAAACAAAAACCTATTAATCCTTATTTAAGCACTAGCAAAAAAGATGATAATTTTTTAAATTTAAAAAACAAACTTTCTCAAGTTAGTTCTGAAATCAATAAGGTTTCAAATTATCAAGATTTTTCTATGCCAAATCAAAATTATGATAAAAAAATAGAAGCTTTTGAAAAACAAATGAATAAACTTAACGATAAAATGAATTTGCTTGTAGATATGATGTGGGATGATAAGGCAGAATCACGCAAAGAACTTGTAATACCGCCTGAATTTGCAAGTATTTATAAACAAGCTAAAGCAAGCGGTATGCAAGAAGCACATTTAGAAGCAATTATGAAAGCAACTATAGAAAATATGCCAAGCACTATGAAAGCTAATCAAGAAGCAGTGCAAAGGTATTTTTATTCACTTTTGCGTAATATGCTTCCTTGTCGTTTAGAAAGTGAAATCAAAAAGCAAAAAATTATGATGTTAGTAGGGCCAACTGGAGTGGGTAAAACTACAACTTTAGCAAAACTTGCTTTTCGCTATGCTTATGGAGATAGACGCTATAAAACGGGCATTATCACGCTAGATACTTATAGAATAGGTGCAGTAGAACAGCTTTTTCAATATGCTAAGATGATGAAGCTTCCTATTATAGATAGTATTGAACCAACTGATTTAGATGATGCAATAAGAAGTTTAAATACTTGTGAGATGATTTTGGTAGATACTACTGGAAATTCACAATATGATAAAGCAAAACTTGAAAAAACTAAAGAATTTTTATCGCACTCTAATGCACAAATTGATGTAAATTTAGTTCTTTCAGCAAATACAAAATACGAAGATTTACTAGAAACTTATAATAATTTTTCATTTTTAAATATAGATACTTTAATCATTACAAAATTCGATGAAACTAAAGTTTTTGGAAATGTATTTTCTTTGCTTTATGAAACTAGCACTCCAATGAGTTTTTTTTCTATAGGACAAGAAGTTCCTGATGATATAGAATTGGCCAATAGTGATTTTTTAGTGCGTTGTGTTTTAGAAGGCTTTAGAAGGGATGAAAATGAGTAA
- a CDS encoding RNA polymerase sigma factor FliA, with protein MQPHNAYASALKKEQDDLVISYMPALRAMAFRLKERLPASIDVNDLISIGVEEMIKLSRRYDKEQNDNFWGFARKRVNGAMLDYLRSLDVMSRSNRKIIKEIDAIVDEFYQENEKEPDDEYLAKRLNLEVEKVKEARAAHAISLVMPLDEQLNCFNDSNIIEQIEKEELIEKINAVLEEFKERERLVIQLYYYEELNLKEIAEVLEISESRISQIHKRLLKKIRERLV; from the coding sequence ATGCAGCCGCATAATGCCTATGCTTCAGCATTGAAAAAAGAGCAAGATGATCTAGTGATATCTTATATGCCAGCTTTAAGAGCAATGGCATTTAGATTAAAAGAACGCTTGCCAGCTAGTATTGATGTTAATGATTTAATTAGTATAGGCGTAGAAGAAATGATTAAGCTTTCACGCCGCTATGACAAAGAACAAAATGATAATTTTTGGGGCTTTGCAAGAAAAAGAGTAAATGGAGCTATGCTTGATTATCTAAGAAGCTTAGATGTAATGAGTAGAAGCAATAGAAAAATCATCAAAGAAATTGATGCTATTGTTGATGAATTTTATCAAGAAAATGAAAAAGAACCTGATGATGAATATTTAGCAAAAAGATTAAATTTAGAAGTAGAAAAGGTTAAAGAAGCAAGAGCAGCTCATGCTATATCGCTTGTAATGCCTTTAGATGAACAGCTAAATTGCTTCAATGATAGTAATATCATAGAACAAATAGAAAAAGAAGAACTAATAGAAAAAATTAATGCTGTTTTAGAAGAATTTAAAGAAAGAGAAAGACTTGTAATCCAGCTTTATTATTATGAAGAATTAAATTTAAAAGAAATTGCAGAGGTTTTAGAGATTAGCGAATCAAGAATTTCACAAATTCATAAGCGTTTGCTAAAGAAAATTCGAGAAAGGCTAGTTTAG